The Mastomys coucha isolate ucsf_1 unplaced genomic scaffold, UCSF_Mcou_1 pScaffold3, whole genome shotgun sequence DNA window TTCAGACTCACCAGAGAATCCTCTCACAAGATGGCCCCGCCCTCCGTGTCCTTGGCACTTGCCTTTCCCTCATGCAgacagcaccactgtcttccccCCTGCACAAAGGGCTTTTCCTCGATGATCCTTGCTCCAGAACAGTCATGGGATAGCCGGGTTCTCATGCCCCTGCTGCCATTTCCGAATCTCTGGTCCACAGTGATATCCAGGTCCACAGGATGACTTCCTCTGTCCCTATTGCGTCCAGCCACCATTCTTTCCCAAGGAGCAGCCCAGTGACTGGGTTTCAGCTAGTTGCTACTTAGGAGTGCATAGAGAGCAGAAGTTCCTTTCTGTCTTTGCAGCAGTTCAGAGGTGAGGATCTAGAGGTCATCCAGGAGCTGGCTTATTTCTAGCTGGCTAACTAGCCTCAAGAATATTGTTCTCAGCCATGGGATTTGAGTTGGGCTCATCACCGTGTTCAAACTTCAGCCAATGAGAAAAAAGGAActagaaagcaaatattttttttaaggacaagATTGAgaagtcttgggtttttttttttttctttcccttgctGCATCCCATTTAATTTAGTCACATGACCAGACTTGCTTGTAGGGAATATGGGAAACGTAATTTCTTGACTAGTCTGATGTTAGGCCAGAGCTTAGGGAGTTTAGTATTATAAAGGGGAGAAGTTGTCCATTGATCTCCACAGACAGTGTGGTATAccacatatgcgcacacacaaatgtttagaagtggggggtggggagtgggtgcTGGAGGAAGCTTGCTTACTATTCCACTGTGCATGGAGTAGAATTCGCCCATCACCCCATCCTGCCTGGTGTGAGCTAGCCCTGCCTCATCTCTAAGCCCTTCCCCATTTCTTATCTGTCTGCACCAGTTAGGGCTTTCTCATTCTTCAAACCTGAGCTTAAGTGTCTCCTTGGAGAGACCAGGTCACTTGTCACCTCTCGTCATTTCTGACCTTATTGATACcatgttgtttattttatatgtatgggtatttctacctgcatgtatgtctgtataccacttggaagctggtgcctgtggaagccagaaggcagcactgggtttcctggaactggagttataggtggtagtgagctgctatgtgggtgcctgtaatcaaacctgggtcctctggaagagcagcccgtgctcttaaccactgagccatctctccagcccgttgttttttattttatttaatgtcctACAAGACTGTCAGGAATGTCCCTCCTAAGGGAGGGAGCCATGagtgctttgtttgcttttgtgtgcTTGTCTGTTACATGGTATTAACTGTAGACACAGTGTGTGCCTGCCTGTTATATAGTACTGACCATGTAGACTCAGTGTGTGCCTGCCTCTTATATGGTACTGTATAGACCCTGTGTGTACGTGCTTCTTACATGGTACTGACTATGTAGATTCAGTGTGTGCCTACCTAGTATATGGTACTGACTTGTAGACTCAGTGTGTGCCTGCCTGTTAATATGGTACTAACTGTAGACACAGTGTGTGCCTGCCTGTTAATATGGTACTGACTGTAGACACAGTGTGTGCCTACCTGTTACATGATACTGACTGTGTAGATGCAGTTTTACTTAATTCACTTTGGTGCCTATGTTTTCTTCCTGTGCAGGACACCAAGGACTTCGCCAACAAGTAAGAGTTTCATTTGCTCATCTTTGTTAttcttcccctcccacctccatgGCTGTGGTCCACATAAACAGTGGGGGTGTAGGGTGCCAAAGGCACAGCAGCCCTTGTTTCATCCATGGCTTTTAAGAAAGAGAGCAATCTTTGAGGATTAGAGATTGCTGTTTCCCAACACGATCTCCGAAGTCCAACTGGGCTCACGGTCTTCACCTGAGCACAGCGAGAGAGTAAAAGCCTGGCTTGGCAGACAGACTGCTCACTTGTGAAATCTGCTGGCAGTCTTATATCTTGGTTCACGTAGTTTCTTTGCCAGTTTTTCTGTCCTTGATTAGGGATAAGTAAAACTGAGGAAGAGCCAAATGACAGGTAGTTGTGTCTGTGACTCTTTCAGATATCCACGGAAGAAGTTCTGGATTGGGAAAGCCATCCCTCACATGGTTAAAAGAAAGGCAGGAGAATTCTCAGATAAACTTCTTAATCTGCAGCGAGGCCTGAGGCAGTTCCAGGGTAAGCATTGGGAAAAGCACCGGATTGGAGGTCAGGCTCTGCCACACTGGGAGGTTTCCTGGCTTCTCCCCACCATGTTTTCCCATCTCAGCCTTCCAAGAAGCTCTGgattctgtatctttttttccttGGGATCTCCAGTAGAGCCCTGTCCCAGAACTAATACCAAGTAAGACATGAGTTTGCTGGGTCTGCAGGtcatttctatctttccttttcctctgtagGCAAGCTGCTGAGAGACTTGGAGTATAAGACAGGTGAGTCCACAGAAGGTCGTCCCACGTTACCCTGTGGAATCCTCACTGGAATTGCCTACCGCTGGCCCCCCTTACATTATTTCAGATCAGTGTCCCATGTAGTCTGCAGTATTGCTGAACCTTTGAGGTCACAGGTCACACACCATAAGGACCTTCTTATGGTGAGCTGCAGTGTTAGCCCAAGGCCAGAGATAATCCTACCCAGACCTGTGCTGTGTGTACCAAGTACCTCCAGGACACAGTTCACAGAGACCATGATATAAAGAGTGCTCTTTGAACTGTGCAGTGAGGCAGCTACTATGGAGATGCTATGGAGACTAGTCACCTCTTCCCAGCCCACCACTGACACTGTTACTTCCTCCCTTGACCCATAGTAAGCGTCACCCTGGACCCACAGTCAGCCAGTGGATACCTACAGCTTTCAGAGGACTGGAAGTGCGTGACCTATACCGGCCAGTACCAGAGTGACTGCCTGCTCCCCCAGCAGTTTGACTGTGAGCCAGGAGTGTTGGGCAGCAAGGGCTTCACCTGGGGAAAGGTATACTGGGAAGTAGAGTTGGAGAGAGAAGGCTGGtcggaggatgaagaagagggggaggaggaagaagaaggggaagaggaggaagaagatgaggaggttGTCTATGGGGACGGATATGAAGACTGGGAAACAGATGAGGAAGACGAATCactgggggaagaggaagaggaggaagaggaagaagaggaggaagttcAGGAAAGCTGCATGGTGGGAGTGGCCAAAGACTCTGTGAAGAGGAAAGGGGACCTCTCCCTGAGGCCAGAGGATGGTGTGTGGGCCCTTCGGCTCTCCCCCTCAGGCATCTGGGCCAACACGAGCCCAGAGGCCCAGCTCTTCCCGGTGCTGCGGCCCCGGAGAGTGGGCATCGCCCTGGATTATGAAGGGGGCACTGTGACATTCACCAATGCAGAGTCCCAGGAACTCATCTATACCTTCACAACCACTTTCACCCGGCGCTTGGTTCCCTTCCTGTGGCTCAAATGGCCAGGAACACGCCTTCTGCTGAGACCCTGAACTCCAGAACCCGCCTGGGTCACCCTACAGAAACTTTACTTCTCTGAGATNNNNNNNNNNCTTCTCTGGGATCCCAAAACTGTGTAATGGAGGGAGGTTCCTGGCCAGAGCActaggaggaggagagagggagacatcACATCCACTGCCACCCATCTCCCCACTGTCATGGCCAAAATCTCTCTCAGCACTGTCACCCTATCCATATATCTTATTCAGCTTCTCATTtcctctgaggcttactgctctGAAGACCAAATGACTCCCTCTTTCCTCAACACCCATTTGTCTTGGCTCTGTGTTCTCTGTTGAGCAGGGTGAATTTCCTGGTTCAGTTGTTAGCCGGTGCTCAGAGGAAGGCTTTTAATGACATCTGAAGCTGTTttgctgtcctcaaacttgagGTTCCCCTTGCCCAACAACCACCCTGTTGCCTACCTTTCTCGGCATCTTAAAATCACTTTTCCTATCCCAGCAGAGTTAAATACGCAAGGATGTAAGAATGCGCATAGTGAAGATCCACTGAGGTTCCCAAGGCCGTGTAAATCTGTGTCCTGGATGGCTGGGAGAGTCATCTCCTGGTACCGCTACCAAAGCTTACGGCCTCCAAACCCAGACCTGAGTAGATAGGACTCCCCAAGGACACTTGTGTCTCAGAAAGCATCTGTAGGTACTATGGCTCAGATAGTAACTGTGGTCAATAAATTACCTCTGCAGAGTAGTCCTTGTGAAGGGAGTTTTTAAAACAACCTCAATGTCTCTTGACCAGGAGGTCCAGACCTCGTTGCTGACACCATGGAATGTCCAGATTCACTTTCCTAGGAGATAGATTAGGGAAGGGGAGAGCGGGTCATGAGGAATCTAGAAAACCTCTGCCCTAGGTCTGACTGTGGACAAAGGGCCTACAGTATCTCATTGCTGACCCAGCTGGTGCCCATAGTTGAACACAAGCCCCTGCTTAGCCAAAATGATGCCCCCCTTTTTATCCTTAAAAATTCCAGATTTCTTCTGCCTGTGCAAGTGTTAGTTCCTCTTGGCTCTGGACAGACTGTTCCCAGACACTGGATCTTGGTGGCTTCAGAGTCACCACACTGTCTCGATACTGAACACTTTGTATGCCTCACATGCTGCCTGAGTCACTAGTACATACACAGTGACCCCCTTCACCACTTTTTGTTCCTAGGGTTAATCATCATCTCCTTTACTTCATTTCCCGCGTCTTTATTACTAAATAAAGTACACGTTCCTCTCAGTGGTCAGGAATTTTGAGACAGTTATCTGgtgctgtctctctctttatcttgATGCCTACTGGAGTGAACTTGAACCTGAGCCATTGATTGTTCCCTCTGTGGATAGCTTTTAAATCCCCTTTTGTCATTAAACCGGGGGTTCTGGACCTTTTTCCTCTGAGGCCTATAGCCCAGCTAGCCTAAGTCtcgtgtagctgaagatgaccttaaacttcctgtctctaccttctaagGTCTGAGATTTCAGTAGGTGCCACTATGCCTGTTTTATATAGTGATGGAGGCTGAACCCGGGGTCTcttgcattctaggcaagcactccccTGGGTGGGATCCCAAGCCCTGGTCCTATTTCTGGACCCTGTGTCTCCTCTCCTAACTTAACTGTGGTTTTGTCACACATTTAATAACTTCTGAGGTGAGTTTGGAAgttggatttttaaaactttcGGTATCTGGAAATGTTTATCTCACTCATACACTTAAGGGGTTCTTCaaaattgtttttccttcagAATGTCAGGATTACTCTGCTGCCTTAAGCTCCTGATTTTCCTTGGGGCTCTGTGCCTCGTGATATTTCTCAGTCTCCTGTTCCTGTTTTACAGCTGGGTTTGAGAGCCTTACCTGTACTAGTACATAtgaactacatacatacatacaattaagGGTATGTAGAcatggctggcctcagactcactgggTGAGTTTTAAATGCTTATACTGTCACACCTAGGAGGggtaaaaactttttaaaaatacctggGGCAACTTAGAAAAAGGTTTATGTGGGCTCATGGTTCTGAAGGTGCAGTCcatgatcagtggtctttatgcTTTTGGCTTCTGTCATGGTAACCTATCCTGGTAGGCAATACTTGACAGAGCACACTCACACATCTCATCAGCCAAGAAACAGAATGAACCAGGCCCCACAGTCCCCTTCCAGAGCATACCCTAGTGACCTAAGGGCATCACCTCCTTGTCATTCCACCCTTCCGATCAGTCCTTTAACACCTGATCATTCAGAGGCCTTGAACATTGAAACTAGAATCTTGCCCGTGCTCTTATAAGTTACCACAATAAACAGATTAGACACAAAACACAAAGACCCCTAggttacatattttattaaaacattctcCCAAAAGCTAAAGAAATGACCTGAAGGGGCTTTGGGGCCCACCCAGAGTTGTTGATGAAGCCCCAAAGCACAGCTTTATGTCCAAAAGTCATAAATTAATACAAACCAAACAGAGTCCTGGTTACCCTACAGTGGTCATTTCAAAGTTtttactggttttttttgtttgtttgtttgtttcccttccAAATCCCATTGACTCATAGCTTTGCTGGTATCTAGGGCAATGTCTTCCTGTCTGCTCCTGGCTCTCCATTCAGAGAGATCATCGTGTCCAGGAACAGGATTGCAGGAAGCTGAAGGTACTGgacatacaaattaaaaactgTAAGATTCCAAGGTCCTAAGTTCCAACCTTAGTTTTGAATGCTGGGGACAGAGCTGGGTTCCAGGGTGCTGGTGTGTCTGCCACACTTCCCTGGCTCCACCTCAGTCTTTCAAAGGTAGGCAGGAACTTACTTTTCAGGTGGGATAGGGCCAGGAAAAGATGGTGATTGACACCTTGGTATGGGATATTTGCAAGGTCTCTCTCACACCTGGCCATGTCTACACTTCAAAGAACACTGTGTCTCCTTCTGCGTGGCAGATGGGTGCTGGCCAGTTGGAGCAAAAGTATGGCCCGGACACTGTCCTTGGTGCCCGGGTCCTGCCATCCCCTCATCCTGGCCACCTTGGAGGCCACTCTCATGGTGCAGCTGACACTCAGGTGGCCATTAGAGAGAACTGAGCTTGGGGTTGTGATCTGAGGGTCCAGAGTGACCCCTCCTCTGGCTTCAGGATGGAGCGCCATCTGTCCATACGTGCTGCCTGCTTCCTATGCTTCTGTTTCTGGAGGACAGATGTGACAGCTGTGTCTGAGGATTTCTTAAAGTGCAATGGCAGGACAGCGGCAGCACGGTACCTAGGAGCCTattaagaaacacaaaatttTGGCCCCTACCCAAACAGGAGCCTGCATTTTAGCCAGGTGTCTGGAAAAAGTTTCTACAGTACAGTAGAGAAGTAAGGATCGACATGAGAACAGGCAAGTGCTCATGGGAACAGTTAAGCTCCAATTCGAAAGTAAATGTTTGCTCTTTCCTCCCACCGGTCCCTTTTTTTGTGGCACTGGGGCTTTATGGATGGTAGGCAAGCAAGCTCTAGCAGGAAGTTATTAATACATCCCTAGAACCCAGTCCCTCCCTACATCATGCCCCCAGAAAGGGtctttgtagctgaggctggcctgaaactaactctagcccaggctaacctcagactTGGGGCAGTCTGACTGCCTCTAccactcaagtgctggggttttaacagtgtgctaccatgcccagcaaatGCTAGGTTTTTAATACACAATATTTGTTCAAATCTACATAGAATCTAGCATAATTCTGGACAAAGCTCAGGGGCTTAATACATATTATGAATATTCACTCTATAGTCATTCAGTCTATACATGTAACTGAGAACATTTACCAGTCACTGTGTGTCAGATACCGTACTGAGCTCCTTGGCATAAATTCATTTGATCCTCAAATGCTCAGATGGATTTATAGTGTAGGAACAGTGGTGGGGAGAAAAGGTTTAATAGACCCAAGACCCCAAGCAATCAGGGTCCAGGTGAGCACAGTTCATTGTTTGTGGCCATGGGTGGAATGGATATCAGGGGAAACCCCTCCCCACAGAGCCCTTGCTCGTTACCTGAATCTGTCTCCAGATGCTGCATCAAGTTTTCtgaagaaagcagaaacaaagatCTGTGAGACTTAATATCTCCTACAAATACTCCCAAGGGGAGGGTGTCCTGGCTACAGCATGAGAACAGGGATACAGAGAAGTGTGTCTCACCTTCCTGGACTCTCACTCTGATGCCTCTATCCTTGGACCACAATCTGGGGAATTGCTCCCTGAGTAGAGTGAGGTCTTGTGGGAAGGTGTGAGGAGAGAAGATGTTTAACCTAAGccgtttgcttatttttgtttgggtttcactctatagtccaagctggcctgaaacttaagaccctcctgcctcagtctccctggtgttggcattacaggcatgtgctactatgctTGGTGGCTTGAACCAGGTATTGAAGTTGGGGAAAGATGGAGACAAGTGGAAGGTAGAACACCTAATGGGATCCAGAACCCCTTTACCTGAAAATGACCTCATCATCTTTGGGAGGCAAAGTATTTTCCTGTGGAGGTTTCGAATCTTCTTGATAAGATCAGAGGAAATGGCCTCTGGGCTCACAAAAGACTTCAGCTCATACCTACAGACAAGTTGAAAATCAAACTtaaattccaaaaataaaatacttaattttgtctgtgtacgtgtgtgtgtgtgtgtgtgtgtgtgagtctgtggcTTCCCTAAGAGATCAGAGGAGTGTGTCAGATGTGTTAGAGAGAGTTGGAGTTGGTTGTGAGCCGTTTcatctgggtgctaggaatcccAACTGCTGTCTTCTAGAAAAGCCACAATCCGTTTTTAATCATGTttacccatctctccagccttcagaaGTAATACTTGGGAGACACAGGGGGAACGTGAACTCAAGGATGATCTTAGTATCTGCTATAAAAGTTAGGTTCAGCATAATTTATTTACCATCTGTGGGTAAGGATGGTTTCCAAAGCGATGGACTTTTCATTAGACACAGGAGGAGCTAATTTTAACTTCCTCCTGAGCAATGGAGCTTGAGTCTGCTCCAGCAGAAAGGGGTAGAGGGCATcacccctctctctacctctagAGGGAAATGTGATGGAGAAACAGCCCTGcactattttctttctatctgtGCGCTTGTTTGTACAATGGGAAAATCGCTGGAAGAGGGAGATGCTGGTCCCTCTGCAGTCCTCATTACTCGGGCTATGTGACTTTGCATATATGCccttctctctcagcttccccaTCACACAAGACCCACCACATCCTTCTTggctttaatcctaacactcttTGAGAAGCATGTTTGGAGACACTTTTAAATGG harbors:
- the Trim26 gene encoding tripartite motif-containing protein 26 isoform X1 produces the protein MAVSAPLRSLEEEVTCSICLDYLRDPVTIDCGHVFCRSCTSDIRPISGNRPVCPLCKKPFKKENIRPVWQLASLVENIERLKVDNGRQPGELAREPQDVKLCERHQEKLHYYCEDDGKLLCVMCRESREHRPHTAVLVEKAALPHREKILNHLNTLRRDRDKIQGFQAKGEADILAALTKLQEQRQYIVAEFKQGHQFLKKREQHLLDQLATLEQLLTEGREKFKTRGVSELDRLTLVISELEGKARQPAAELMQDACSTQDTKDFANKYPRKKFWIGKAIPHMVKRKAGEFSDKLLNLQRGLRQFQGKLLRDLEYKTVSVTLDPQSASGYLQLSEDWKCVTYTGQYQSDCLLPQQFDCEPGVLGSKGFTWGKVYWEVELEREGWSEDEEEGEEEEEGEEEEEDEEVVYGDGYEDWETDEEDESLGEEEEEEEEEEEEVQESCMVGVAKDSVKRKGDLSLRPEDGVWALRLSPSGIWANTSPEAQLFPVLRPRRVGIALDYEGGTVTFTNAESQELIYTFTTTFTRRLVPFLWLKWPGTRLLLRP
- the Trim26 gene encoding tripartite motif-containing protein 26 isoform X2, which encodes MAVSAPLRSLEEEVTCSICLDYLRDPVTIDCGHVFCRSCTSDIRPISGNRPVCPLCKKPFKKENIRPVWQLASLVENIERLKVDNGRQPGELAREPQDVKLCERHQEKLHYYCEDDGKLLCVMCRESREHRPHTAVLVEKAALPHREKILNHLNTLRRDRDKIQGFQAKGEADILAALTKLQEQRQYIVAEFKQGHQFLKKREQHLLDQLATLEQLLTEGREKFKTRGVSELDRLTLVISELEGKARQPAAELMQDTKDFANKYPRKKFWIGKAIPHMVKRKAGEFSDKLLNLQRGLRQFQGKLLRDLEYKTVSVTLDPQSASGYLQLSEDWKCVTYTGQYQSDCLLPQQFDCEPGVLGSKGFTWGKVYWEVELEREGWSEDEEEGEEEEEGEEEEEDEEVVYGDGYEDWETDEEDESLGEEEEEEEEEEEEVQESCMVGVAKDSVKRKGDLSLRPEDGVWALRLSPSGIWANTSPEAQLFPVLRPRRVGIALDYEGGTVTFTNAESQELIYTFTTTFTRRLVPFLWLKWPGTRLLLRP